The sequence below is a genomic window from Triticum aestivum cultivar Chinese Spring unplaced genomic scaffold, IWGSC CS RefSeq v2.1 scaffold197329, whole genome shotgun sequence.
ATAAGGCTACAAATCTGACAAAAAGTCCTATTAGATGTATAGCACTACTTGGGCCATgcctggggctatagccccagCTGCCCCAGGCCCAATTCCGCCCTGCCCTctcctgctctctcctcctcctccctcctcctcctcctgcctcctcctccccctttctgtAAATAGGTTTTAGTTTTTGTTAAATGTAGTTTTTTCTTTTTAGTAAATGTATAGGTTTTTagtatatttttttagaaaatttgaataagtaatttgaaaagaataagtaaatgtaggtcttttgaatagaataggaattttttagaaattttgaataagtaaatttgaatagaataaaatataGAATTGAaaatttttagtaaatgtaggtcttttgaatagaatagaaattttgtagaaattttgaataagtaaatttgaatagaataggaaattataagtaaatttgaatataataattaaatgtagcttatggagtttcactaagtcctaagatgacgataataatattttttttcatattttgtttttgcagaaatcaaggagcccctgcatcatccccgctgtcgtcctcatcaccgaccccctccgacctcgatcgAGGTGAGTCCAGCCACCTCatgttgttaatttaatttaggtattttaggtgtttaatcttagaataatgtagtatgaaccgtAGTTATGAATTACTCCACCAATGACTCGTAACTTGGAATACGTCATGGCTCCGAACGGACGTAGTAGTAGTAATCTCAGGCAATCGGACGACAATGGAATGGAAGCAGCAAAGCACTTGACGGCGGTCCTACATGAAGGAAATTTCCCCATATCCGTGGAAACCATATCATAGAGCAATAATGGATACACAAACAAAATAATAGGTTTGCAACAGAACACCCACCAATACCAGACCAGCATCATTTTCGTCGTAAGATTCCTTACAAGCACATAGACATCAGCTTCTCATCAGCTCGGGTACTCATGAAAAATAGCAGCAATGAAATAAACGCAACAACATAGTTGCCCATGTCTCGGATACACATACAGAATATTACTAGATCTGGATTAACCAAGACTAAATTATTGGACAAAAACTTAGATAAAAACAAAGATAGGCATGCCCAAAGGGAAAGGCAATTTTTTTGGAGCTGGCTAGAACTTGGAATACATCATGGCCCCGGACTTGGCATAGAACAAACACTCGAACTCCTTGAGAACTGCAGCCTCTATACACATGATGACGCGCACGCTGCCATCCCCCTGCACGCTCTCCAGCAGGTGCGCAAAGCCTCCACGGTTCGATTCAGCACACAAAGTAGCTAATGGCTTTCCCCAACTAAAATCCAAATCATAGAATGGCATGCCAAGCCAACTGACCATTCGCATATCTGTCGCCGGCAGACTTCCTAAAGCAGTGCTGTTGTCTGTCTTTGTTAATGCCAACTCAAGGTAGTCGACCGCCGAATGCACTAGCTCATCATTCACCCGGCTGATGGTGTCTCTGATTCGGCGTGCGATGTAGGCCAGCTCGCCCAAGGCAATGCGCCGCGCTTCGTCGGCAACACTTAGATTTATTAACGCGTTGCCAAAGTAGCCATCCGGGAGTGGCGGCATCATGCTTCGCCGGATGTTGGCCACAAAAGCCAAGCGTGTtgtggagttcggtggtagccgtCGGGCTAAACACATGCATTGCCACACATGGGCACTGACGACACTGAAGGTCCTCACGCTTGCGCCACCACAAATGTGCTTAAGAGTGGAAACTTGGTCCTTCTGAAGAGTGAACACCTCGTTGACAACAGGCCCCAGAGTCCGGGATAGGATTATCTTGGGGAAAAAAGTTGAGAGTGCGTCGGGGTGAACAATGGGTGGGTCGCGTGCACATAAGCGGGTGCGGTCATGGTAAGGGAGGTTCACCACAGCCCGGTCGCCGTCCCTAGAGAAAGCTGACCATGTCCGGAAGAAGTGGAATGCGGCAGTTCCATCCACAGCGCCATGGTGCGTCGCCGTCCCTAAGACCACCCCTCCACACTTCAAGAATGTCACCTACATATATTGATTTCTAGCACACATTACATGGAGTACAAGTTTCTACTATTGTAGTGTGCTAATATTTTTCTTGAGGACCTTTCATTACAAGGAAAGAGAAGGGACTAGTTCACATACAAAACTGGCAGAAACCAAATGTAGTGTACCAGCATAGTGTTGATGTGGCTAGAAAGCAAGTCAAAATGAAATAAAGAATAACTAATTCAGAAAGAAACACACAGACCTGAATGGCGCACAAGATGCCTGCTGAGTCGTCGACGAGGGGAACAAACAACCTCCTTAGCCTTGGTGATGGCTTGAAGTCTCTAAAGTCATCAGCAGTTAGACGAGAGCGAGCCACAAGGAAAGGTAAACCCTCGCCGTTGCAGTCGATCTCCAATTTGCCCTTGGCGTCCGGCCTGAGACGGCCGGCTAGGGGGTAGAAGGCCACGAGAGCCTTGCCCAATGCCGTCTTCAACCTGGCCACATCAAAGAAGTCGTCCTTGGTGGTTCCGACGGAACCACATCGACGGTAGAAATGAACAAGTGGGGTGTGGCCTTTGTTGGCCAGCATGAGGTCGAGCGGCGACAGCCGCAGCGCTCTTCCCGGCGTGGCAGCGGCCGGCATTACAAAGCAAGACTCTACCACCTGCACCTCCTCCTCACCGGCCATTACAAAGCAAGACTCTTCCCGGCGTGGCAGCGGCCGGCATGTACCATTTGGGAACATGCATGTGATCGGTGGTCTCTAGTACGTCCAGAAGTTGATGGAGACATTGATGGCAATATCATTATCGCCAGTACATACGGGTACTATTATGCTGCTTTCTCCTATTGATTGCAATCAAACACTAGAAGGTGGGCCATCTATGTCGGCAGATACTGACGGTTAGTTAAACATCAATATATTCTATGGTAGATCTAAGGCATCTTCAAGGGCTATGTATGTAAACAAGACGTGTAAAAGAATTCAAATTTAGATGTTTCGAAAAATTCTTAAACTTTTTTGAATGTTCACCAGACATGTGAGCACACCATCTAAAATTTCAAACCAAATCCAGAATATATAcagagaaaaacaaaaaacattAATTCAGCAAGATAGTGTCAAAAAGTCAAAAGCAAAAACCAC
It includes:
- the LOC123172705 gene encoding putrescine hydroxycinnamoyltransferase 1; this translates as MAGEEEVQVVESCFVMPAAATPGRALRLSPLDLMLANKGHTPLVHFYRRCGSVGTTKDDFFDVARLKTALGKALVAFYPLAGRLRPDAKGKLEIDCNGEGLPFLVARSRLTADDFRDFKPSPRLRRLFVPLVDDSAGILCAIQVTFLKCGGVVLGTATHHGAVDGTAAFHFFRTWSAFSRDGDRAVVNLPYHDRTRLCARDPPIVHPDALSTFFPKIILSRTLGPVVNEVFTLQKDQVSTLKHICGGASVRTFSVVSAHVWQCMCLARRLPPNSTTRLAFVANIRRSMMPPLPDGYFGNALINLSVADEARRIALGELAYIARRIRDTISRVNDELVHSAVDYLELALTKTDNSTALGSLPATDMRMVSWLGMPFYDLDFSWGKPLATLCAESNRGGFAHLLESVQGDGSVRVIMCIEAAVLKEFECLFYAKSGAMMYSKF